One region of Pieris rapae chromosome Z, ilPieRapa1.1, whole genome shotgun sequence genomic DNA includes:
- the LOC110999830 gene encoding alpha-mannosidase 2 has translation MRSTRWLRCRPFSTRFLIVSFLAIAFAIYCYYYNLSLASYTKSTNNLSSERVIHLKRSRGQDPVKLPQCPVVRESVAEIDTVSIFPSFEFQPNWLRTKEFWDRSFEERYENNKNDSRRPKLKVIVVPHSHNDPGWLKTFEQYFETKTKNIIDNIVMKLNQYPNMTFIWTEISFLNAWWERSHPVKQKALKKLVKEGRLEITTGGWVMPDEACTHIYSLIDQFIEGHVWVKANLGVAPRIGWSIDPFGHGATVPYLLDKSGLEGAIIQRIHYAWKQWFAQRQIEEFHWMPGFSSAKPSLIVHNQPFDIYSIKSTCGPHPAICLSFDFRKIPGEYSEYTAKHEDITEHNLHSKSKTLMEEYDRIGTLTKHNVVLVPLGDDFRYEYGIEFDAQYVNYMKMFNYINKHKDLFDAEVSFGTPIDYFNAVKERSNDIPTLRGDFFVYSDIFSEGKPAYWSGYYTTRPYIKIVARQFEHQLRTAEILFSLVSNFLRQSNKHMFESSERKLEKYYEQLIYARRNLGLFQHHDAITGTSRASVMYDYGTKLFTSLYHCIRLQEAALTTLMIPDSKLHTQSILQSELEWESYGKQPKKLHISVIDKKIVVLFNPLAEKRTEVVTLRSNTTSVRVYDTHNKKYVQYQITPNIHVLDNGRFTISDVNFEVSFVAHLDALSVVTYKLEEYTNQSHHCTIFCNNCTEQKTDSEKQNNFVIEKMLPGNIQLENDVMKLLVDRNSGFLRQIYRKDVRKKNIVDIQFGAYQSAQRHSGAYLFMPDFDPPEKDVLTAYSKGTSQDENVVIVSGPVSTEITTMYLPFLVHTLRIYNVDDPALSHGIYVENVVDFESPPKNRDTELYMRIQTNLQNGEVPEFYTDQNGFQYQRRVKVDKLGIEANYYPITTMAWIQDDETRLTLLTNHAQGAAAFEPGRLEVMLDRRTLYDDFRGIGEGVVDNKPTVFSNWLLLEPINPKNSKKDKHSQNSRQFNENHADSSLIYELPSRTADYLSRTLNYPVNAYIVDTSEVGDIEVKSHQTFLENFPPGVHLVSLRTITDEVLEQFPSNSCFFIIHRPGISCNIGDSMLKPSTHFTADTNFVGLNVNALASVSLTGMKTFENLTHLANITINPMEVKTYRIRF, from the exons ctAACAACTTAAGCAGCGAAAGGGTCATCCATCTAAAACGTTCCCGTGGCCAAGATCCAGtaaaa ttgcCACAATGTCCAGTGGTCCGCGAAAGCGTGGCGGAGATTGATACAGTTTCCATTTTTCCATCATTTGAGTTTCag CCAAACTGGTTACGTACAAAGGAGTTTTGGGACCGTAGTTTTGAAGAGAGatatgaaaacaataaaaacgaCAGTCGCCGTCCAAAGTTaaag GTTATCGTAGTACCGCATTCCCATAATGATCCTGGGTGGCTGAAGACGTTcgaacaatattttgaaacaaaaactaaaaatataatcgacAACATAGTCATGAAATTAAACCAATACCCTAATATGACTTTTATTTGGACTGAGATTTCTTTCTTAAACGCCTGGTGGGAGAGGTCTCATCCCGTTAAACAAAAG GCTCTTAAGAAGTTGGTGAAAGAAGGTCGCCTTGAAATAACTACGGGGGGATGGGTAATGCCCGACGAAGCCTGTACACATATCTATTCTCTGATTGACCAGTTTATAGAAG GACACGTCTGGGTAAAAGCAAATCTCGGAGTAGCTCCAAGAATTGGGTGGTCCATAGATCCTTTTGGCCATGGAGCGACCGTCCCTTACCTACTCGATAAAAGCGGCTTAGAAGGCGCCATTATTCAACGAATTCACTACGCTTGGAAACAATGGTTTGCCCAGAGGCAAATAGAAGAGTTTCACTGGATGCCGGGATTCTCATCCGCTAAGCCTTCCCTAATCGTTCACAACCAACCTTTTGACATTTACTCAATAAAAAGCACCTGTGGTCCACATCCAGCCATATGTCTTAGTTTCGATTTCAGAAAAATTCCTGGGGAATATTCCGAGTATACCGCTAAACATGAAGATATTACAGAACATAACCTTCACAGTAAATCCAAAACACTCATGGAAGAATATGATCGTATTGGGACATTGACGAAACACAATGTTGTTCTGGTACCATTGGGAGACGACTTTAGGTATGAGTACGGCATTGAATTTGATGCACAATACgtcaattatatgaaaatgtttaactaTATTAACAAACACAAAGACCTCTTTGACGCTGAGGTCAGCTTTGGAACTCCTATAGATTACTTTAATGCAGTGAAAGAGCGTAGTAATGATATACCAACATTAAGAGGGGACTTTTTCGTGTACTCAGATATATTCAGTGAAGGGAAACCGGCATATTGGTCTGGCTATTACACGACAAGGCCATACATTAAGATAGTCGCTCGTCAATTCGAACACCAACTACGTACCGCTGAAATCTTATTCTCACTGGTCTCAAACTTCTTGCGACAATCTAATAAACACATGTTTGAATCATCAGAACGAAAACTCGAAAAGTACTATGAACAATTGATATACGCTCGTCGGAATCTTGGGCTTTTTCAACATCACGATGCGATTACAGGAACTTCAAGAGCCAGCGTGATGTATGACTATGGAACTAAATTGTTCACTAGTTTGTATCACTGTATTCGTTTACAAGAAGCCGCGCTTACCACGCTAATGATACCTGACAGTAAACTTCACACGCAAAGTATTCTTCAAAGTGAACTGGAGTGGGAAAGTTACGGTAAACAACCGAAGAAATTACATATTTCAGTAATAGATAAGAAGATTGTTGTCCTTTTCAATCCACTCGCGGAAAAAAGAACTGAAGTCGTAACTCTTCGATCCAATACTACAAGTGTTCGCGTGTATGATAcgcacaataaaaaatatgtacagtATCAAATTACACCCAATATTCATGTACTGGATAATGGAAGATTTACTATTAGTGATGTCAATTTCGAAGTCAGCTTTGTGGCCCACTTGGACGCCTTAAGTGTCGTGACGTACAAACTCGAGGAATACACCAATCAATCGCATCATTGCacaatattttgcaataactGTACCGAACAAAAAACTGAttctgaaaaacaaaacaattttgtaattgaaaaaatgttGCCCGGAAATATTCAACTGGAGAATgatgtaatgaaattattagtCGACAGGAACTCTGGATTCTTAAgacaaatatatagaaaagacgtaagaaaaaaaaatattgtggaCATTCAATTTGGGGCTTACCAGAGTGCACAACGACATTCCGGTGCATATTTATTCATGCCAGATTTTGATCCACCCGAAAAAGATGTCCTAACAGCTTACAGCAAAGGAACATCACAGGATGAAAACGTTGTCATAGTATCTGGACCAGTCTCCACAGAAATAACAACAATGTATTTACCATTTTTAGTTCATACTCTTAGAATTTATAATGTTGACGATCCAGCTCTCTCTCATGGTATTTACGTTGAGAATGTCGTTGATTTTGAAAGTCCACCAAAGAATAGGGATACCGAATTGTACATGCGAATACAGACGAACTTACAGAATGGGGAAGTACCAGAATTTTACACTGACCAAAATGGTTTTCAGTATCAACGCAGGGTTAAAGTCGACAAATTAGGCATCGAAGCGAACTATTATCCCATAACCACAATGGCGTGGATACAAGATGACGAGACTCGCCTTACGTTGCTTACCAATCATGCTCAGGGTGCGGCAGCGTTCGAGCCGGGAAGACTTGAAGTAATGTTAGATCGACGAACTTTGTATGATGACTTTAGAGGTATAGGTGAAGGGGTCGTAGATAATAAACCAACAGTTTTCTCTAACTGGCTTTTACTGGAGCCTATCAATCCAAAGAACTCGAAAAAAGACAAACATTCACAAAACTCAAGgcaatttaatgaaaatcacGCTGATTCGTCTCTAATATACGAATTACCTTCTCGAACAGCCGATTATTTGAGTAGAACACTTAATTACCCTGTCAATGCCTATATTGTAGATACCAGCGAAGTTGGAGACATTGAAGTAAAGTCACATCAAACGTTTTTAGAAAATTTCCCTCCTGGTGTCCATCTGGTATCGTTGCGTACAATCACCGATGAAGTATTAGAACAATTTCCAAGCAATTCGTGCTTCTTTATTATCCATAGGCCGGGCATCAGCTGCAATATCGGAGATTCAATGTTAAAGCCAAGTACCCATTTTACAGCAGACACAAATTTCGTTGGGTTAAACGTTAATGCCTTAGCGTCAGTGAGCTTGACTGGTATGAAAACGTTTGAAAATCTCACTCACTTAGCAAACATTACTATAAATCCGATGGAAGTTAAGACTTATAGAAttcggttttag
- the LOC110999863 gene encoding ADP-ribosylation factor-like protein 5A — MGLLISKIWSLFGNDEHKLVLVGLDNAGKTTILYQLLLGEAVHTRPTIGSNVEEVVWKNLRFVMWDLGGQQSLRSAWNTYYTNSEFVIMVIDSTDRQRLSISRDELHSMLIHEELSKACLLVFANKQDVKGSMTAAEISQQLDLTSIKHHPWHIQACCALTGEGLHLGLEWIASRIKKK, encoded by the exons ATGGGACTTCTTATATCGAAAATCTGGAGCTTGTTTGGCAATGAtg AGCATAAGCTGGTTTTAGTAGGTTTGGACAATGCAGGTAAAACTACTATACTCTATCAATTGCTGCTTGGTGAAGCTGTCCACACCAGACCTACTATTGGATCAAATGTTGAAGAGGTTGTTTGGAAGAATCTACGGTTTGTAATGTGGGACCTTGGAGGTCAACAAAGTCTGCGATCTGCTTGGAATACTTACTATACAAACAGTGAG ttTGTCATAATGGTGATAGATTCCACTGATCGACAAAGATTGAGTATTAGTCGAGATGAACTCCATAGCATGCTTATACATGAGGAACTTAGTAAGGCTTGTCTCCTTGTATTTGCCAATAAGCAG GATGTCAAAGGTTCAATGACTGCGGCAGAAATATCACAGCAATTGGATTTGACATCAATAAAGCATCACCCCTGGCATATACAAGCTTGTTGTGCATTAACAGGTGAAGG GCTGCATCTTGGTCTAGAGTGGATTGCTAGTAGAATCAAGAAGAAATGA